From one Culex quinquefasciatus strain JHB chromosome 3, VPISU_Cqui_1.0_pri_paternal, whole genome shotgun sequence genomic stretch:
- the LOC119768909 gene encoding uncharacterized protein LOC119768909 yields the protein MYANGYKYWLAYKKGTSGYYRCCRYKTNCPGRCVMDEDGVIRNTTVHNHPPEADRVIVDHFRKVLTQRAASERTDLHVIYLEEATNRHSDASLLYTFSQAESCMRKARRKQHPQEPTSIAELREFLESSELFRIHSGSSREAFYQSSLEVQDATCVVLWHSRTVEAVGKMDEIYVDCSSLNRYHLVVGVAGHRNSCVPVFYAIMTNKTFAGLVAIFSYIRERLGSLVEHALILTDADCLVQNALETSFSEATVKIYWYHYTEAVLRRMRQLGLGRETTKGHSCSALRMLLVLPLLPANYITPGLEALKKWMQDKQIFTEKFCHLCDFVEQSWIGTVGAKKLSMFGQMQSTSGSAKTFLKELSNQDIAQSNTIWQLLESLTQLATKHFVKLSKRNKRPLNTEQPAKQLKKLQQVQVTVISNATQQWIKTAVHLRNPLQFLQLCSHCINDSLIMESIPGVPAMSGSKTKVPSTVELVQQVQQTPPIGIPANDPPPLAFFPKVAVQRTERAVQISYSRTEPPPLVPISTCKIPP from the exons atgtacgcTAATGGCTACAAATACTGGCTTGCCTACAAGAAAGGCACCTCAGG GTACTACCGGTGCTGTCGCTACAAAACAAACTGCCCGGGGCGGTGCGTTATGGACGAGGACGGTGTCATCCGGAACACCACCGTCCACAATCACCCTCCGGAAGCGGATCGCGTCATCGTGGACCACTTCCGGAAGGTGCTAACGCAGCGAGCCGCCTCGGAACGAACGGATCTGCACGTGATCTATCTGGAGGAGGCCACCAATCGACATTCGGATGCTTCGCTGCTGTACACGTTCTCGCAGGCCGAGTCCTGCATGCGGAAGGCTCGCCGGAAGCAGCATCCTCAGGAACCGACGAGCATTGCGGAGCTGAGGGAGTTTTTGGAGAGTTCAGAATTGTTCAGGATACACAGCGGGTCCAGCCGGGAAGCGTTCTATCAGAGCAGTTTGGAGGTGCAGGACGCAACCTGTGTTGTGCTCTGGCATAGCAGAACCGTGGAAGCGGTGGGAAAGATGGACGAAATTTACGTGGATTGTAGCAGTTTGAATCGGTATCATCTAGTTGTTGGTGTTGCGGGTCATAGGAACAGCTGCGTTCCTGTGTTTTACGCGATCATGACTAACAAGACCTTCGCTGGGTTGGTTGCAATCTTCTCGTACATTCGAGAACGGCTTGGTTCTTTGGTAGAACACGCACTCATCCTGACCGATGCCGACTGTTTGGTTCAAAACGCTCTGGAAACGTCTTTTTCAGAGGCAACCGTTAAGATTTACTGGTATCACTACACGGAAGCGGTGTTGAGGCGAATGCGCCAACTAGGCTTGGGTCGGGAAACCACCAAAGGACACTCGTGCAGTGCGTTGCGGATGCTGCTGGTTCTACCGCTGCTTCCGGCCAACTACATCACCCCCGGATTGGAAGCTCTAAAGAAGTGGATGCAGGACAAGCAG ATTTTTACGGAAAAATTCTGCCACCTGTGCGACTTTGTGGAGCAATCCTGGATTGGAACCGTTGGCGCCAAGAAGCTGTCCATGTTTGGTCAAATGCAGAGCACTTCCGGTTCGGCAAAGACCTTTCTCAAAGAGCTAAGTAATCAGGACATCGCTCAAAGTAACACAATCTGGCAATTGCTGGAAAGCCTTACCCAACTGGCCACCAAACATTTCGTGAAGCTTTCCAAACGCAACAAACGACCCCTGAACACCGAGCAGCCCGCAAAACAGCTGAAAAAACTGCAACAAGTACAAGTAACTGTCATCAGCAACGCCACTCAGCAGTGGATCAAAACCGCTGTCCATCTGAGGAATCCGCTGCAGTTCCTGCAACTCTGCAGTCATTGCATCAATGACTCGCTGATCATGGAATCGATTCCGGGAGTACCTGCTATGTCCGGTAGCAAAACGAAGGTGCCTTCTACGGTTGAGCTGGTTCAACAGGTGCAACAAACACCTCCTATCGGCATTCCAGCGAACGATCCACCTCCGTTGGCGTTCTTTCCCAAGGTTGCGGTACAGCGGACTGAACGAGCGGTCCAAATAAGCTACAGTCGGACGGAACCTCCGCCTCTGGTACCGATTTCGACCTGTAAAATTCCTCCATGA
- the LOC119768910 gene encoding 5'-nucleotidase domain-containing protein 1 — protein MRPPTLTFLLAGAATTTSSSVLLRLGLRAAAAAGSAVPRRQFQQQQQAQLGGVRCYSRYSANRIMTGADTFRFADYDCVGFDLDNTLLRYRVGNVIELEYGIMSRFLVEQRGYSGKYLLEPPDVDFLQKGLIIDFQRGNILKLGPDGTIHQATHGTKRMAEAEVIAYYGDEKKWEVTTEYCENMLVAWNGPLSEKIRTVLDYFDICSTLIFGRIIDTLDEAAHERIGNYNVWPDILDALVFMYSREHFGQNIGGYFEALKQNPDKYLQRSSPKLISFLRELKKTKTTFLVTGSHVDFANFTASYALGQDWPELFDVVVGYAKKPGFFTGAKPFIAMEGSTETDPLTPSQLERNHVYSQGNWRDLTVLLQRLSHKESPSYLYIGDNLIQDMYTPSKFTKADTIAIVEEMAAEGMRDHPTPTHPDARYLQSRFWGSYFQAGTNPLLEEPSLWADLIKRYARICVPSMEVVADYPLDHSYNSFTESVACADGYYPAEPMTLAN, from the coding sequence ATGCGACCTCCAACGTTAACGTTCCTTCTAGCTGGCGCCGCAACGACCACCTCCTCTTCAGTATTGTTACGACTAGGGCTTagagcggcagcagcagcaggatcaGCAGTTCCGCGGCGACAGtttcagcagcagcaacaggctCAGTTGGGTGGAGTGAGGTGTTATTCGCGGTATTCGGCCAACAGAATCATGACCGGGGCGGACACGTTTCGTTTCGCGGACTACGACTGCGTGGGGTTCGATCTGGACAATACGCTGCTGAGGTATCGGGTTGGGAATGTGATTGAGTTGGAGTACGGGATCATGTCGCGGTTTTTGGTGGAGCAGCGCGGGTACTCGGGGAAGTATCTGCTGGAACCGCCGGATGTGGACTTTTTGCAGAAGGGGCTGATTATTGACTTTCAGCGTGGGAACATTTTGAAGTTGGGCCCGGATGGGACGATCCACCAGGCGACGCACGGGACGAAGAGGATGGCCGAGGCGGAGGTGATTGCGTATTACGGGGACGAGAAGAAGTGGGAGGTGACGACGGAGTACTGTGAGAACATGCTGGTGGCTTGGAATGGGCCGTTGTCGGAGAAGATCCGAACGGTGTtggattattttgatatttgttcGACGTTGATATTTGGCCGGATCATTGATACGTTGGACGAGGCTGCCCACGAGCGGATAGGGAACTACAACGTGTGGCCGGACATTCTGGACGCGTTGGTGTTCATGTACTCGCGCGAGCATTTCGGCCAGAACATTGGCGGGTACTTCGAAGCGTTGAAGCAGAACCCGGACAAGTATCTGCAGCGAAGTTCGCCAAAGCTGATTTCCTTCCTGAGGGAACTCAAAAAGACCAAAACCACGTTCCTCGTAACCGGATCTCACGTAGACTTTGCAAACTTCACCGCGTCATACGCGCTCGGCCAGGACTGGCCCGAACTGTTCGACGTGGTCGTCGGCTACGCCAAAAAGCCCGGCTTCTTCACCGGTGCCAAACCCTTCATCGCGATGGAAGGCTCCACCGAGACCGACCCGCTCACCCCCTCCCAACTCGAGCGCAACCACGTCTACTCGCAAGGCAACTGGCGCGACTTGACCGTACTCCTCCAGCGCCTCTCCCACAAGGAATCCCCCAGCTACCTCTACATCGGCGATAACCTCATCCAGGACATGTACACCCCGTCCAAGTTCACCAAAGCGGACACGATCGCCATCGTCGAGGAGATGGCCGCGGAAGGAATGCGCGACCACCCAACCCCGACCCACCCGGACGCCCGCTACCTCCAGTCCCGCTTCTGGGGCTCGTACTTCCAGGCCGGCACGAACCCCCTCCTCGAGGAGCCCTCGCTCTGGGCGGACCTCATCAAGCGGTACGCGCGCATTTGCGTGCCCAGCATGGAGGTCGTCGCGGATTACCCGCTCGACCACAGCTACAACAGCTTCACCGAGAGTGTGGCCTGCGCCGACGGGTACTACCCGGCGGAACCGATGACTCTGGCCAACTGA
- the LOC6042271 gene encoding U7 snRNA-associated Sm-like protein LSm10, with translation MSRMTDKKERYNSFNDLTALTQCLVNRNILIDLRNETSVAGKITNVDGFMNISMENVVYIDELGKQFRMDEFMIYPRYIRYIHIPDELEIKPVLEQHFANLSGARKQQQKPVRRTYKMKRAQQNQLETLAENYLP, from the exons ATGAGTCGCATGACTGACAAGAAGGAGCGGTACAACTCGTTCAACGATTTGACCGCCCTGACGCAGTGCCTGGTGAATCGAAACATTCTGATCGATCTGCGGAACGAAACTTCGGTCGCCGGcaaaatcaccaacgtcgatgg GTTTATGAACATTTCCATGGAAAATGTAGTTTACATCGACGAGCTGGGCAAACAGTTTAGGATGGACGAGTTTATGATCTACCCGAGGTACATTCGGTACATTCACATTCCGGATGAG CTCGAAATCAAACCAGTCCTGGAGCAACACTTTGCCAACCTATCCGGAGCGCGCAAACAGCAACAGAAACCGGTACGAAGAACCTACAAAATGAAACGAGCCCAGCAGAACCAGCTGGAAACATTGGCGGAAAATTATCTACCTTAA